The following DNA comes from Hordeum vulgare subsp. vulgare chromosome 3H, MorexV3_pseudomolecules_assembly, whole genome shotgun sequence.
GTACAGAGGCATGTTCGAGCATACATCCTGAGCCTTTTATGTGGGGTGCTCTTTCCAGACGGGACaggaaggatgagtttgatatatCTTCCATTGATTGCTGATCTTTCTCTTGTTGGAACATACAGCTGGGGCTCCGCAGCCCTCGCATTCCTCTACCGAGCTCTTTGCTCTGCCGCCTCCTCCCACAACATGAAGAATATAGGTGGTTCATTGCTTCTCTTGCAGCTTTGGAGTTGGGAGCACTCTCATGTTGGCAGGCCATTGGCTCGGTCTTCCTCACTCGTGGAGACAGACATCCCACAGGACTCGCCCCCAATCGGCTTCCGTTGGGTGGGTGCTCGTGCACAAAGTGAGAATGCTACTCGCTGTCTCAAGCAGTACAGGGATGAGCTAAATCTTCAGCGAGCAGATCAGTTGAAATGGGAACCATACATGCTCATTGAGTCCTCAAGCTTACCACCACTTTGTACAAAAGATGCTGACCTGTGGATTACTCAAGCACCACTAATAAATTTTCCTATTGTTGAGATGTATCTGCCTGAGCGAGTAATGCGGCAATTTGGGCTTCGGCAATGCATTCCACCACCTTTTCGGCCTACCCTACAGACATTACATCGTATTAGTCGACGTGGTAGGGAGCGTGAAAATTGGGAAGAGACGCATCATGAGTATATTCAGGAATGGGAAGCACGGCGACAACGCATATTTCGGGAGGCTGAGCAATATGATTTGTCATCTTATGATGAGTATCTGCAGTGGTACTCTGGAGCTACACGGCGGTATCTTGTGCCATCAACCGGTGATGATGCTGAAGCAGGACTTTTATCCCCACCCGATGATTCCtctgatcttcagtacaaagccaAATCTCCTATGATCCGCAAAGCGGTAAACCTAATTAACTCATCACATTTATATGATTAGATTCCACAGTTGACTGAACTAATATTTCTCTCTATATACTAATACGATTTGAATTGAAGCTTGTCCAAATAGTTCATGCATACTGAGTCAGTACTGAAGATGAATTCATTCCTGTAGGTTGATAAGCTGCATGGTATGATGAAGAAGGCCAAGACAGCCATGGCATCCGCAGCTGATACGGCCACACAAGCCTTAGTTTTTGAATTTCTGCATGGCTTTGAAGATGTCCTCAGTGATCTTGGTGAGATCAAGGAAAGCGGTGGCCCAGCGGCTCCGCCTTTTGATTCAGCTACTGGCTCAGCTGCTGCCCATCACGAGCCTTTGCTTTTGCTTGAAGCTGACCAGAACATCATATGTGACAATCAAGAGGGTCAATATCAGGAAGATGAGGACCTTCACACAATGGAGCAGGCTACGTTGGGCCTCGAACCTATGGACGAGGTAAACCACTGTGTCGACAGTTTACTACTGGAAGTGCACGAAAACTGTGACTCAGCTTCATTAGCGATTGAGAACTGTGAGGCAGCAGACTTTGCTATTCCACAGCACACCGAGGATGTTGATCAAGCTGGACACCCTGCCGAAATGGAAAATGGTGTACAGGTGGTCGAACCCATGTCCACGTGTGAGGAAAATAATGGCTTCGATGTTGCGCCCTCTCCACAAGAGAGCGCCGATGTCAAACTGGAAGGTGACGATGTCGCGACTGCAGAACACGAGGACGTGGAGGAGGAAAACAATAACGGTTGTAACGGTGCTCCTTCCTCGCACCCGTAGTTCATCTGTCTCAAAGTCAGAGGAGAGACATGACGCCAATTCCAGCTTTGTATGTCACATATGTAGGGATTAGATTGTAGCTGATGCTGCCTTTCGGAGTTTGCCGTGATTGGCATTTCATTTTTGCTGACATTATTCAGTTTGTTATGCAGCCTGACATATAGCCTATTGATGTTGGCTAAGTGATTCAATCCATTATTTGTTTATTAGTCGTGCAGGTACTTTTGTAGCTGGCATGTTTATTTTTGAGGGTCATTTAGCTGGCATATCTCTTCGTTAACAAATGTCCCAAGTCTAATCCAGCGACTGTATTTACACCTTCCACGTCTGAATAGcaaatatttttatttcttgAGAATCGTCTGAATATCAGCTTCAGGCGAAGATGTGTAGGAGAAGAAAATATGGGCCGCCAGCAATTGGGCTTTCATACCGCACACGTGAACAAGCCCAAGGGACGACGGTCCGAGTCACAAGTCCAGTGCAGCGATCGCCCGCCACACAGAACAAGTCCAGTGCAGCGATCGCCACACAGGGTCCGGTCCGGGCGCTGACTGCCGCCAGCGGCGTTATTTCCGCGGCGCCCCTCTCCAGACCCCGTCTCCGTCTTCGCGTCGccacgccaccgccaccgccatcgCTCCTACGCCATCGGCGAGAAGAAAACTCCGCAGGGTCGCAAGTCTCCGCCCCCCGCCCCTTTCTCTTCTTCGCTCTCGCCTTCTTCCCAGCCATGGATGGGATCATGAAGGTGCTCGATCACACCGTCCGGGAGATGTAAGACCCtgattcctttttttcttttctcgttttgaTTTGATTGTTGTGCGCTGACCTCGGACGCGGTCCCCCGTTTCCCAGAAAGAGAGAGGTCAATCTCAAGGTGCTCAAGGTGCCAGAGATCGAGCAGAAGGTTTGATTGATCGTGCTTCTCCTCCGCCTGTGTAATTTGGCCGTAGGGAAGGAAGGAAGGTCCATGGTGTAGCTGTCTTGTCTGAAATTTTGTGCATAAACAGGTTCTTGACGCGACCAGCGATGAGCCGTGGGGGCCTCACGGTTCGGACATGGCGGACATGCACGGGCCACCAGGAATATGTGAGTGCAAAACGCTCCA
Coding sequences within:
- the LOC123444359 gene encoding serine/threonine-protein phosphatase 7 long form homolog isoform X1 — translated: MSSRARGRARRGRGRGRCSVAENEMDHHETSAPSTPSTTSDREDNVGFTPEQVHVACYAGPPEPSSSTLLNPKINHRSDAIFGDQALEQLKLRHHKPLKFHERYRPYLRDAGLLGLSQICQRMPQLDKALITALVERWRPETHSFHLASGEMTVTLQDVAMLFALPIDGRPVCSSTDHDYGQMVLDCLGHDPRGQSMPGKSFLHYKWLKKHFYELPEGVDDHTVQRHVRAYILSLLCGVLFPDGTGRMSLIYLPLIADLSLVGTYSWGSAALAFLYRALCSAASSHNMKNIGGSLLLLQLWSWEHSHVGRPLARSSSLVETDIPQDSPPIGFRWVGARAQSENATRCLKQYRDELNLQRADQLKWEPYMLIESSSLPPLCTKDADLWITQAPLINFPIVEMYLPERVMRQFGLRQCIPPPFRPTLQTLHRISRRGRERENWEETHHEYIQEWEARRQRIFREAEQYDLSSYDEYLQWYSGATRRYLVPSTGDDAEAGLLSPPDDSSDLQYKAKSPMIRKAVDKLHGMMKKAKTAMASAADTATQALVFEFLHGFEDVLSDLGEIKESGGPAAPPFDSATGSAAAHHEPLLLLEADQNIICDNQEGQYQEDEDLHTMEQATLGLEPMDEVNHCVDSLLLEVHENCDSASLAIENCEAADFAIPQHTEDVDQAGHPAEMENGVQVVEPMSTCEENNGFDVAPSPQESADVKLEGDDVATAEHEDVEEENNNGCNGAPSSHP
- the LOC123444359 gene encoding serine/threonine-protein phosphatase 7 long form homolog isoform X2 — translated: MSSRARGRARRGRGRGRCSVAENEMDHHETSAPSTPSTTSDREDNVGFTPEQVHVACYAGPPEPSSSTLLNPKINHRSDAIFGDQALEQLKLRHHKPLKFHERYRPYLRDAGLLGLSQICQRMPQLDKALITALVERWRPETHSFHLASGEMTVTLQDVAMLFALPIDGRPVCSSTDHDYGQMVLDCLGHDPRGQSMPGKSFLHYKWLKKHFYELPEGVDDHTVQRHVRAYILSLLCGVLFPDGTGRMSLIYLPLIADLSLVGTYSWGSAALAFLYRALCSAASSHNMKNIGGSLLLLQLWSWEHSHVGRPLARSSSLVETDIPQDSPPIGFRWVGARAQSENATRCLKQYRDELNLQRADQLKWEPYMLIESSSLPPLCTKDADLWITQAPLINFPIVEMYLPERVMRQFGLRQCIPPPFRPTLQTLHRISRRGRERENWEETHHEYIQEWEARRQRIFREAEQYDLSSYDEYLQWYSGATRRYLVPSTGDDAEAGLLSPPDDSSDLQYKAKSPMIRKAVDKLHGMMKKAKTAMASAADTATQALVFEFLHGFEDVLSDLGEIKESGGPAAPPFDSATGSAAAHHEPLLLLEADQNIICDNQEGQYQEDEDLHTMEQATLGLEPMDEHTEDVDQAGHPAEMENGVQVVEPMSTCEENNGFDVAPSPQESADVKLEGDDVATAEHEDVEEENNNGCNGAPSSHP